The window AGGGCAGAGTAACTAGACAGCTACATTGTTAGGAGACATgtgagagagcgcatgcacagaGTGATTGTGGGAAGAAACCCAGCATGGCAGTTCACTTTTCCTCCTCCAATCCCCTGTGTTTTATTAGCCCCTAACATCAAGTTAGATTCGAAATATGCTGTATTTTTGATAGGGATACCTGAATTGCTCCAAAGTGTTTAAGGAATCCctattttcctcttgttttctccCAAGTTATTTAGTAATTAAGAATGTGACTGCCCAGTCCACTTGGGGGTTAAAGTTCTCATAAATGAATCCACTGGCATTCTAGTTTATAAATTACCTTAGGAGCTTAGTTATTGTGATTGTACCTTCTGAGAACTTCATCTACTCTAAGTGTGCTgataaataaaaactgtgaaCTTGCCAGTCTCAAGACTCTGATAAATGACCAGGATAATGCCAGTAGAGACACACTTCAAATATTACTGAGTGGAAAATTGAGAATATAGGTCATGGCTCCCGTCTACAAGTGGAAAAACCAATTCACGATGGGATAATATAACTAGATGTCTTTGAGGGGAGGCATTTTAGATATGTGAAAAGGGGGatatttgtcattatttatttggCATTGTCCAAGGGACAGGATAACTCCGAAGTGGTAAACCTAAAAGCGGTTCATTTCACAAGTTTAATTCGTAGTGTGAAAACGGGATACTTGTGAAACTtgttaattaattcatttcactaaatgtttattgagcatctaccatGTATGAGGCATATGTTCAGGTGCTGTGGGGGACACAAAGTACAAgactcttaattattttttaacgtttatttatttttgagagagacaaagagagcacgagtgggggaggggcggagagagagggagacccagaatctgaagccggctccaggctctgagctgtcagcacagagcccaacgtggggctcgaactcgggaacggtgaaatcatgacctaagccggttgcttaatcgactgagccacccaggttccccaagacTCTTTTAAAAATGGCCTTAAGatctattaatttccttttccctgGAAATGTAGTTGCTAGGCAACTTTCTCATATGAACCCAGTTCCTGTGTCTATGGAAAGAGTCCATGGGCTGTGGTAGCAGGTGTGCGTGCCTATGGCAATTCTAGTGATGTGCCGTTTCACATATTGCCTTTCTAATTCCAGTACCTGAGCTCCTCAAGATGAGTGGTGGTGTGCTGGACTGACTGCTGAGTTCCAGGAATTTTAAGGCTGCAAAACTAGATCTGGAGGCAGAGGACATGCTTTATagatagatgatttttttttttttttttttttttttgtgctcaAACTTGCTTAAGGAATCTCAGAGCCTCTCATAATCCAGCAACCATACTAACATATCCAAATGCTGGTAGCAAGTCTCAGGGTTGGGTCTTAGGAGGAGGCAATTTAAACAAATAGGTTTGTTTGAGAGAAAAATAGTCTTTCTTTATTCACATTAAATATTAGATGAAGCAGAAGGTGGGAGGTAGACATAAAGGACAGAGAAAGTAAGATGACAAAGGAACATATAGGTAGGAAGTATGGGTAGACAGACGGGCAtactgggaagagagaaggagagatgagaAAAGTGATGAATGGATATGGTACAAAGACGAATTGCTTGAATTTTCACTTGGGGTTAATCATATCTGGCTTGATTTTATCAAAGCATAGCATCATTATATATAGATACTGCAAGTGGCAGTGCTTTTCAAAGAAAAgtacagtggggcgcctgggtgactcaggctcaggtagttaagcttctgattttggttcaggtcatgttctcacggtttgtgagttcgagccccgcgttgggttctgtgctgacagctcggagcctggagcctgcttcggattctgtgtctccctctctctctgcccttcccctgctcgctctctctctctctttctctctctcaaaattagataaacattaaaattttttaaataaagaaaagcacagaaatctctagaaatataaaaatatgtaatattctaTTACATGTAACAAATAGTATGTGGACCATAGAGACAGTGAGCCAGGTCTGTACTAAATCCGCAACCCGTGAGCTGTTGATGGGACACATCTACTCCGTTACCTGTAGTCCACGGGATTTTTAGTGACCAAGTGTAGAGTATTAGAAACAACACTAGCCATGCCTTAACAGCTTAGGGCCACTGGGAACACGTCTTGGCTGTAGTAGGGTTAGTCCTCCTCATGTTCATCTGGCCAGAGCGAGAATGAGAAAAAGTGtgtagagaggaagaggggataCATGGTGGAGCTTTCCCTCCTCTCAGCCgagttctcttccctttcccagcAGCCTCCTCAGTGCCGCCTTTACCTCCTTGTTTCTCAGAGTGTAGATGAGAGGGTTCACCATTGGCGTGACCACAGAGTAGAAGAGGGAAATGAATTTGCCCCGGCCCTGGTGGCTGGTCTTAGCCGGAAGGAGGTACCCGTAGATAGCTGACCCATAGAAGAGGAGCACCACCACCAGATGGGAAAGGCAAGTATTAAAggcctttctctgtccctcagctGAGCGGATCTTCAGCACTGCCCGAGCTATGGAGCAGTAGGAGATCAGGATGATGCTCAGCGGGACGGCAGTGAAGAAGGTGCAGACGCCATTGAGCACGGCCTCGTTGAGACTTGTGTCTCCACAGGCCAGTTGGATCATGGCAGGCACCTCACACAGGAAGTTGTCCACCCTCCGGTGCCCACACAATGGGAGCTGCAGAGTGAACGTTGACTGGATCACGGAGTTGCTCAAGCCGCCCAGCCATGCGATggcagccagcagccagcagagCCGAGGGCTCACGATGACGGTGTAGCGCAGGGGCCGGCAAACTGCCACATGGCGGTCGAACGCCATCACCACGAGCAGGATGCACTCAGTGGCCCCTAGCCAGAGGAAAACGTAGAGCTGGATCACACAGCCAGCGTAGCTTATAGTCTTATCTGGTCCCCATAAGTTGGTCAGCATCTGGGGGACCGAGCTGGTAGTGAAAGCGAGGTCCAGGGAGGAGAGGTTgctgaggaagaagtacatgggggtgtggagccGGGCATCCAGGCAGGAGAGCAGGATGATGGTCGAATTGCCAACTAGCGTCAGCGAGTAAGAGAAGAGGATGACTAGGAAAAAGACGATCTCCAGCTGGGGATGGTCAGATATACCCATCAGGATGAAGCCCTCTGAAAAGCTGTTGTTGGCCTCTGCCATTCTGCTCGTTCAGTCACTTGAAGAGTCTGTCCGGGGAGACGGCCACTTGCTGAGAGAAAAGCAAGTGAAAAAGAAGGATAAGGCTGCTCTGCCTGAGAGAGGGTCCAATAGTTTTCTGGGCATCAGATTTAAGtaccaatttaatttttatgaccGCAAAGGTTCGTGCAATCCCCACCCTCTATCGGTATCACATGAATGGAAATGCTATGTCACCCAGATGGCGAACACGAGCTATTGCTGTAATGAAAGACGTGCCTTATGGAGAAGCGGGGGATTAGGGATCTTCAGTTCAGCACAGTGGTTACAAGGATGGAGGGAATTGACCTTAGAATTACATCTAGAAATTCTTTAAATACACATTTCCCTAGCCAAGGTTTTGATAtgctcaggggagggggaagcagacCCGCTGTCTTTGGAAAAGCCCTCCAGAAGTTTCTGATGAACGTTTCCCCCTCTCCTACATCTCCCCCCCTCCATGGTGAAAACTCCTGATCCAGAAAGATGAAGTGTGAAGAAGAACATGATGAGTccataaaatcatgaaaaaaaaaaaaaaaaaaggtggaagagTGAATACAGACTTACTCACCAAACAGAGAAGATACAAACATGTAAGTTAAGAGGAGCTAAAAGTAGGACTTCAAATAAACAAAGCTTCACATAAGCCTCAGTAAGTTTAGGTGGAACAgactaaagaaataaacagcacTTATCCAAAATGGGGTTATTTCAGCTAATCGGAACCCATTATTAGTAAAGGAAACTGGAAGATCTCAGAGGATATCCTTGACCCTTTGATGTATAGCACCCCATGCTCATGTCTAAACTATGGAGTAAGTCTTACcatctcacacacaaaaaatagctCTTGTTAATAATGGGCCCATTCTCATCTCCTTTGGGTATGACCTAGGCTTTGTTGAAAATCATAAGCCAAAGCCCTTTTaccttctttaataaataaagcaaacctggggcgcctgggtggctcagtcggttaagggccgactgtggctccggtcatgatcacacagttcatgggttcgaacctcacgtcgggctctaggctaacagctcagagccaggagcctgcttcggatcctgtgtctccctctctctctgccccttccctgcttgctctctctctctctctctctctctctctctctctcaaaaatagagtaaacatttaaaaatttttaaaaactaaataaaacaaactggaGAAGAAAGCAGTCTTTGAGGCAGCTGTCCTCATCTGGACACTGAAGACTGGGAGcaaattctcttcctctttctctggacCAAGATGTGTTCCACAGGAACCCTGGTTGCCACACCCAAAGAGCAAGCTTGCTGGGAGACGCTACTCAAGGGAAGTGTGCTGGTGTGTTTGCTACTTCTGGTGCACCAGGTGGTGACCAGTTGGCCACATCTCTTGGCTAAAGACCCCAATAACTGTCCTTTCCATCAATTAGTTGCCAAAATACTGGCAATCCGGATGATAGCTTCCACCTAGAAGTCAGAAGGGACAtcgcttcttttaaaaaaaaaaatttttttaacgtttatttatttttgagacagagagagacacagca is drawn from Leopardus geoffroyi isolate Oge1 chromosome E3, O.geoffroyi_Oge1_pat1.0, whole genome shotgun sequence and contains these coding sequences:
- the LOC123588912 gene encoding olfactory receptor 2C1; amino-acid sequence: MAEANNSFSEGFILMGISDHPQLEIVFFLVILFSYSLTLVGNSTIILLSCLDARLHTPMYFFLSNLSSLDLAFTTSSVPQMLTNLWGPDKTISYAGCVIQLYVFLWLGATECILLVVMAFDRHVAVCRPLRYTVIVSPRLCWLLAAIAWLGGLSNSVIQSTFTLQLPLCGHRRVDNFLCEVPAMIQLACGDTSLNEAVLNGVCTFFTAVPLSIILISYCSIARAVLKIRSAEGQRKAFNTCLSHLVVVLLFYGSAIYGYLLPAKTSHQGRGKFISLFYSVVTPMVNPLIYTLRNKEVKAALRRLLGKGRELG